One window of the Enterobacter huaxiensis genome contains the following:
- the lldD gene encoding FMN-dependent L-lactate dehydrogenase LldD: MIISAASDYRAAAQRILPPFLFHYIDGGAYAEYTLRRNVEDLSEVALRQRVLKNMSDLSLETKLFNETLSMPVALAPVGLCGMYARRGEVQAAAAADAKGIPFTLSTVSVCPIEEVAPTIKRPMWFQLYVLRDRGFMRNALERAKAAGCSTLVFTVDMPTPGARYRDAHSGMSGQNAALRRYWQAVTHPQWAWDVGLNGRPHDLGNISTYLGKPTGLEDYIGWLANNFDPSISWKDLEWIREFWDGPMVIKGILDPEDARDAVRFGADGIVVSNHGGRQLDGVLSSARALPAIADAVKGDIAILADSGIRNGLDVVRMIALGADSVLLGRAYLYALATSGQAGVANLLNLIEKEMKVAMTLTGAKTISEISKDSLVQELSKLPAALAPLSQGDAA; encoded by the coding sequence ATGATTATTTCAGCAGCCAGTGACTATCGCGCCGCGGCGCAGCGCATTTTGCCGCCGTTCCTGTTCCACTACATCGACGGCGGGGCGTATGCCGAATATACCCTGCGCCGCAACGTGGAAGATCTGTCTGAGGTGGCCCTGCGCCAGCGCGTGCTGAAGAATATGTCTGACCTGAGCCTTGAGACGAAGCTGTTTAACGAAACGCTCTCCATGCCGGTGGCGCTCGCGCCTGTGGGCCTATGCGGCATGTACGCCCGCCGTGGCGAAGTGCAGGCCGCCGCCGCGGCGGACGCCAAGGGTATTCCGTTTACGCTTTCCACCGTGTCCGTCTGCCCGATTGAAGAGGTCGCCCCGACCATCAAGCGCCCGATGTGGTTCCAGCTGTACGTCCTGCGCGATCGCGGCTTTATGCGTAACGCGCTGGAGCGGGCCAAAGCAGCAGGCTGCTCTACGCTGGTCTTTACCGTGGATATGCCAACGCCGGGCGCGCGCTACCGTGATGCCCACTCCGGCATGAGCGGCCAGAATGCCGCCCTGCGCCGCTACTGGCAGGCCGTCACCCATCCGCAGTGGGCGTGGGATGTGGGGCTGAACGGTCGTCCGCACGACCTGGGAAATATCTCGACCTATCTCGGTAAACCAACCGGGCTGGAAGATTACATCGGCTGGCTGGCGAACAACTTCGATCCGTCGATCTCGTGGAAAGACCTGGAGTGGATCCGCGAATTCTGGGACGGCCCGATGGTGATCAAAGGGATCCTCGACCCGGAAGATGCCCGCGACGCGGTGCGCTTCGGCGCGGACGGGATCGTCGTCTCTAACCACGGCGGACGCCAGCTCGACGGCGTGCTCTCTTCTGCCCGCGCGCTGCCGGCCATCGCCGATGCGGTGAAAGGCGATATTGCCATCCTGGCCGACAGCGGCATTCGCAACGGGCTGGACGTGGTGCGCATGATTGCCCTGGGCGCGGACAGCGTGCTGCTGGGTCGTGCGTACCTGTACGCGCTGGCCACCAGCGGTCAGGCGGGCGTGGCAAACCTGCTGAACCTGATCGAGAAAGAGATGAAGGTGGCGATGACGCTGACCGGGGCGAAGACGATTAGCGAAATAAGCAAGGATTCGCTGGTGCAGGAGCTGAGTAAACTGCCTGCGGCGCTGGCACCGCTGTCGCAGGGCGACGCTGCTTAA
- the trmL gene encoding tRNA (uridine(34)/cytosine(34)/5-carboxymethylaminomethyluridine(34)-2'-O)-methyltransferase TrmL, with protein sequence MLNIVLFEPEIPPNTGNIIRLCANTGFRLHIIEPMGFAWDDKRLRRAGLDYHEFTAVVRHRDYAAFLDAEKPQRMFALTTKGTPAHSAVSYQDGDYLMFGPETRGLPATILDALPAEQKIRIPMMPDSRSMNLSNAVSVVVYEAWRQLGYPGAILRS encoded by the coding sequence ATGCTTAACATCGTTTTATTCGAACCAGAAATTCCACCCAATACCGGCAACATCATCCGCCTGTGCGCCAACACCGGGTTTCGTCTGCACATCATCGAGCCGATGGGCTTTGCGTGGGACGACAAACGCCTGCGCCGCGCGGGGCTGGATTACCATGAATTTACCGCCGTTGTTCGCCATCGCGATTACGCCGCGTTTCTGGACGCCGAAAAGCCGCAGCGCATGTTCGCCCTGACCACCAAAGGCACGCCGGCACACAGCGCCGTAAGCTATCAGGACGGGGATTATCTGATGTTTGGCCCGGAAACGCGCGGCCTGCCGGCCACCATTCTTGATGCCCTGCCGGCCGAACAAAAAATTCGTATTCCGATGATGCCGGACAGCCGCAGCATGAACCTGTCGAATGCGGTGTCGGTGGTGGTGTATGAGGCGTGGCGCCAGCTGGGATACCCCGGCGCGATACTGCGTAGCTGA